In Cuculus canorus isolate bCucCan1 chromosome 27, bCucCan1.pri, whole genome shotgun sequence, the following proteins share a genomic window:
- the FAM174C gene encoding protein FAM174C — translation MLRGAHRPLLPTVPDMLRPLRFGLLLLLLPLLLLPGGSAASPAPLAGSSAQNGTRPGNGTGPPPASWPGSALPSGSGLPVLRRAVYVLSVLSALAGLYFLLRAFRPRSEGPRNERKTHSRLKKPQRKKYGLLSNYDENIEMASLDSDEDTVFETRNLRR, via the exons ATGCTGCGCGGAGCGCaccgccccctcctccccaccgTCCCGGACATGCTGCGGCCGCTGCGCTtcgggctgctgctgctcctgctgcccctgctgctcctgcccggCGGCAGCGCCGCCTCCCCCGCGCCCCTGGCCGGCTCCAGCGCGCAGAACGGGACGAGACCGGGCAACGGGACGGGGCCGCCGCCCGCCTCGTGGCCCGGCTCGGCGCTGCCCTCGGGGTCGGGGCTGCCGGTGCTGCGGCGGGCGGTGTACGTGCTCAGCGTCCTCTCCGCGCTGGCCGGGCTCTATTTCCTCCTCCGGGCGTTCCG TCCCAGGTCAGAGGGACCCAGAAACGAGCGCAAAACTCATTCCAGGTTGAAGAAACCTCAACGGAAGAAGTATGGTCTTCTGTCGAATTACGATGAGAACATAGAGATGGCCTCGCTCGATAGTGATGAGGACACGGTGTTTGAAACGAGGAACCTAAGGCG ATGA
- the CIRBP gene encoding cold-inducible RNA-binding protein isoform X2: MASDEGKLFVGGLSFDTNEQSLEQVFSKYGQISEVVVVKDRETQRSRGFGFVTFENIDDAKDAMMAMNGKSVDGRQIRVDQAGKSSENRSRGYRGGASGGRGFFRGGRGRGRGFSRGGGDRGYGGSRFDSRSGGYNGSRDYYNSRSQGGYGDRSSGGSYRDSYDSYATHNE, translated from the exons ATGGCATCAGACGAGGGAAAACTCTTTGTCGGCGGGTTGAGCTTTGACACCAACGAGCAATCGTTGGAACAGGTCTTCTCCAAATATGGACAGATCTCGGAAG TTGTCGTGGTGAAAgacagagagacacagagatccagagggtttgggtttgttaCTTTTGAAAACATAGATGATGCAAAAGACGCGATGATGGCCATGAATGGAAAG tctgTAGATGGACGTCAGATCAGAGTTGATCAGGCTGGAAAATCATCAGAGAACAGATCCCGTGGGTACAGAGGAGGGGCTTCAGGGGGCAGAGGCTTCTTCCGTGGCGGCCGAGGCAGGGGTCGTGGCTTCTCCAGAG GAGGTGGAGACAGAGGCTACGGTGGAAGCAGATTTGATTCCAGAAGCGGTGGATACAATGGCTCCAGAGACTACTATAATAGCAG GAGTCAAGGCGGCTATGGCGACAGGTCCTCAGGAGGCTCCTACAGAGACAGCTATGACAGTTATG CTACACACAACGAGTAA
- the CIRBP gene encoding cold-inducible RNA-binding protein isoform X1, translated as MASDEGKLFVGGLSFDTNEQSLEQVFSKYGQISEVVVVKDRETQRSRGFGFVTFENIDDAKDAMMAMNGKSVDGRQIRVDQAGKSSENRSRGYRGGASGGRGFFRGGRGRGRGFSRGGGDRGYGGSRFDSRSGGYNGSRDYYNSSRSQGGYGDRSSGGSYRDSYDSYATHNE; from the exons ATGGCATCAGACGAGGGAAAACTCTTTGTCGGCGGGTTGAGCTTTGACACCAACGAGCAATCGTTGGAACAGGTCTTCTCCAAATATGGACAGATCTCGGAAG TTGTCGTGGTGAAAgacagagagacacagagatccagagggtttgggtttgttaCTTTTGAAAACATAGATGATGCAAAAGACGCGATGATGGCCATGAATGGAAAG tctgTAGATGGACGTCAGATCAGAGTTGATCAGGCTGGAAAATCATCAGAGAACAGATCCCGTGGGTACAGAGGAGGGGCTTCAGGGGGCAGAGGCTTCTTCCGTGGCGGCCGAGGCAGGGGTCGTGGCTTCTCCAGAG GAGGTGGAGACAGAGGCTACGGTGGAAGCAGATTTGATTCCAGAAGCGGTGGATACAATGGCTCCAGAGACTACTATAATAGCAG CAGGAGTCAAGGCGGCTATGGCGACAGGTCCTCAGGAGGCTCCTACAGAGACAGCTATGACAGTTATG CTACACACAACGAGTAA